The Pseudarthrobacter sp. NS4 genome includes a window with the following:
- the hemQ gene encoding hydrogen peroxide-dependent heme synthase, translating into MSHTSAESVTKTEESAEQFFTLWTVFKRSEAVVRSADAAADFEALLERLAEAGVTHRGSYDVSAMRADADIMVWLHGPKPEALQQAIRDIRRSTLFAGTEIVWSAMGVHREAEFAKNHTPAYSRGVAPAEWLCVYPFVRSYEWYILPENERGKMLRDHGLLGRDFPQVISNTVSAFALGDWEWILGLEAPELVDLVDLMRHLRATEARNHVREEIPFYTGRRISADEVAEVLA; encoded by the coding sequence ATGAGCCACACTTCTGCCGAATCTGTCACTAAAACCGAAGAATCAGCCGAGCAGTTCTTTACCCTTTGGACGGTCTTCAAGCGGTCCGAGGCAGTGGTCCGCAGCGCGGATGCCGCCGCTGACTTCGAGGCACTGCTGGAACGGCTTGCCGAGGCAGGCGTGACGCACCGCGGCAGCTATGACGTCTCGGCCATGCGCGCCGACGCGGACATCATGGTGTGGCTCCACGGCCCCAAGCCGGAAGCCCTGCAGCAGGCCATCCGTGACATTCGCCGCAGCACCCTCTTCGCCGGAACGGAAATCGTCTGGTCGGCCATGGGTGTCCACCGCGAGGCCGAGTTCGCGAAGAACCACACGCCCGCCTACTCCCGCGGCGTCGCCCCGGCGGAATGGCTGTGCGTCTACCCGTTCGTCCGCTCCTACGAGTGGTACATCCTGCCCGAGAACGAGCGTGGAAAGATGCTCCGCGACCACGGCCTGCTGGGCCGCGACTTCCCGCAGGTCATCTCCAACACCGTCTCCGCTTTCGCCCTGGGTGACTGGGAATGGATCCTCGGCCTGGAGGCTCCCGAGCTCGTTGACCTGGTGGACCTTATGCGCCACCTGCGGGCCACCGAGGCGCGCAACCACGTCCGCGAGGAAATCCCGTTCTACACCGGACGCCGCATCTCCGCCGACGAGGTAGCCGAGGTCCTCGCATGA
- the hemG gene encoding protoporphyrinogen oxidase, with translation MGSSPLEHGAALVLGGGISGLLSARELAAAGHHVTVLEAGSEWGGCVGSHAVAGLTLDSGAESFATRSDAVSGLAAELGLAAKIVSPRPGGAWVQLPEGPRELPKTGVLGIPASPWDPEVRRSLGLLGSLRASLDRFLPASVGTAADVISVSGLVRARMGSRVLERLVAPVVGGVHSADPGLLDVDMVAPGLRDRIRQHGSLAAAVSAQRRGAGNPAPVAGGPSPASGQTAKAGSSVAGLEGGMHTLVDALVEDLRSRAVTLLPGTPALSVARTAEGWRVKSVNGTFDAGLLVVAVDGPTAVELLEGPVPAIAGKKPASGPDVKLVTLVLDNPGLDSRPRGTGVLVAPQTPGIEAKALTHATAKWDWLAAAAGPGRHVLRLSYGRVDGAGEQPGGPGTDDDLLAASLRDAVVLLGIGISRESVVDWDVVRWPGSLPFAAVGHRARVSAIRESCAAAGGLAVVGGWVAGNGLAAVVSDTRQQIRNLTG, from the coding sequence GTGGGCAGTTCTCCACTGGAGCACGGCGCCGCGCTGGTGCTGGGCGGGGGGATCTCCGGACTGCTCTCTGCACGGGAGCTGGCCGCCGCAGGGCATCACGTCACAGTCCTGGAGGCCGGCAGCGAGTGGGGCGGTTGCGTGGGCAGCCATGCAGTGGCCGGGCTGACCCTGGACAGCGGCGCCGAATCCTTTGCCACCCGGTCCGACGCCGTCTCCGGCCTGGCAGCCGAACTTGGACTGGCTGCCAAAATTGTGAGTCCCCGGCCCGGCGGTGCGTGGGTGCAACTCCCGGAAGGCCCGCGGGAACTTCCCAAAACCGGGGTATTGGGGATTCCGGCCAGCCCCTGGGATCCTGAGGTCCGGCGCTCACTCGGCCTCCTGGGCTCCCTGCGTGCGTCCCTGGACCGGTTCCTGCCCGCTTCGGTGGGTACGGCAGCAGACGTCATCAGCGTCTCCGGGCTCGTGAGGGCCCGGATGGGCAGCCGCGTCCTGGAACGACTCGTCGCGCCTGTGGTGGGGGGAGTCCACTCGGCCGATCCAGGGCTGCTGGATGTCGACATGGTGGCTCCCGGGCTCCGTGACCGGATCCGGCAGCACGGCTCGCTGGCCGCCGCCGTCTCTGCCCAGCGCCGCGGTGCCGGCAATCCTGCGCCCGTCGCTGGCGGGCCTTCACCCGCCTCCGGCCAAACCGCCAAAGCGGGATCCTCCGTCGCAGGACTGGAAGGCGGCATGCACACGCTGGTGGACGCGCTGGTTGAGGACCTCCGCAGCCGGGCGGTCACGCTCCTGCCGGGGACGCCCGCATTGTCCGTTGCCCGCACTGCCGAAGGGTGGCGGGTCAAGTCCGTCAATGGAACTTTCGACGCCGGGTTGCTGGTGGTGGCGGTGGACGGCCCCACCGCCGTCGAACTGCTGGAAGGGCCAGTACCTGCGATTGCCGGGAAGAAGCCCGCTTCAGGGCCTGACGTGAAGCTGGTCACCCTGGTGCTGGACAACCCGGGCCTGGACAGCCGCCCCCGCGGAACAGGCGTCCTGGTGGCGCCGCAAACCCCCGGCATAGAAGCCAAGGCGCTGACGCACGCCACCGCAAAGTGGGACTGGCTGGCTGCTGCCGCAGGCCCTGGCAGGCATGTCCTCCGGCTCTCCTACGGCAGGGTGGACGGCGCCGGGGAGCAACCCGGAGGGCCGGGTACGGATGACGATCTCCTGGCCGCCTCGCTGCGGGATGCAGTTGTACTGCTGGGCATCGGCATCAGCAGGGAAAGCGTGGTGGACTGGGACGTGGTCCGCTGGCCCGGCTCGCTGCCGTTTGCCGCCGTCGGCCATCGCGCCAGGGTCTCTGCAATCCGGGAGTCCTGCGCCGCGGCCGGAGGCCTGGCCGTCGTGGGCGGCTGGGTGGCCGGCAACGGACTGGCAGCCGTGGTGTCCGACACGCGGCAGCAAATTCGGAACCTGACCGGCTGA
- the hemE gene encoding uroporphyrinogen decarboxylase: MTPSPAVSAAGALAADHPLLDGRTADSPLITAYRGGKPSRRPVWFMRQAGRSLPEYLKVREGIAMLDSCLRPELASEITLQPVRRHDVDAGIFFSDIVIPLRLAGVGVDIVPGVGPVLDKPVRTAADVAALPQLTWEALEPIREAVRLTVAELGKTPLIGFAGAPFTLAAYMVEGKPSRDHLGPRTMMHADPETWNALANWAADASGMFLQAQLEAGASAAQLFDSWAGSLGLADYTRFVAPASSRALDHVRHLGAPLIHFGTGTSELLVAMRDVGVDVVGVDYRLPLDEANRRLGGAVPLQGNIDPALLSAPWEVLEAHVREVIAAGSAAPGHVLNLGHGVPPETDPTVLTRVVELIHSISPE, translated from the coding sequence ATGACTCCTAGCCCTGCCGTCTCCGCTGCCGGCGCACTTGCCGCAGACCATCCGCTGCTGGACGGCCGCACCGCGGACTCTCCGCTCATCACGGCCTACCGGGGCGGCAAGCCGTCCCGGCGTCCCGTCTGGTTCATGCGGCAGGCAGGACGCTCGCTGCCGGAATACCTCAAGGTGCGCGAAGGCATCGCCATGCTGGATTCGTGCCTCCGGCCTGAACTCGCATCCGAAATTACCCTGCAGCCGGTCCGCCGCCACGATGTCGATGCGGGCATCTTTTTCTCCGACATCGTCATTCCGCTCAGGCTCGCCGGCGTGGGCGTGGATATCGTTCCCGGCGTGGGCCCGGTCCTGGACAAGCCTGTCCGCACTGCCGCGGATGTCGCAGCCCTGCCGCAGCTGACCTGGGAAGCCCTGGAACCAATCCGTGAAGCGGTACGGCTAACCGTGGCGGAACTCGGAAAGACCCCGCTGATCGGATTTGCCGGCGCGCCCTTCACCCTGGCGGCCTACATGGTTGAGGGCAAGCCCTCGCGTGACCACCTTGGGCCCCGCACCATGATGCACGCCGACCCGGAAACCTGGAACGCCCTGGCCAACTGGGCTGCCGACGCCTCGGGCATGTTCCTTCAGGCGCAGCTCGAAGCAGGTGCCTCCGCCGCGCAGTTGTTCGACTCGTGGGCCGGTTCGCTGGGGCTGGCCGATTACACCCGGTTTGTGGCTCCGGCGTCGTCCCGCGCCCTTGACCACGTCCGGCACCTCGGCGCGCCGCTGATCCACTTCGGCACCGGAACCTCCGAGCTCCTCGTGGCGATGCGCGATGTGGGCGTCGACGTTGTGGGCGTGGACTACCGGCTGCCGCTCGATGAAGCGAACCGGCGGCTGGGTGGCGCCGTTCCGTTGCAGGGCAATATCGATCCCGCCCTGCTTTCGGCGCCCTGGGAAGTTCTTGAAGCGCACGTCCGCGAGGTTATCGCCGCCGGATCTGCCGCGCCCGGGCACGTCCTCAACCTGGGGCATGGAGTGCCGCCCGAGACGGACCCCACGGTCCTGACCCGGGTAGTTGAGCTCATCCACTCCATCTCCCCGGAGTAA